The proteins below are encoded in one region of Plutella xylostella chromosome 13, ilPluXylo3.1, whole genome shotgun sequence:
- the LOC105383160 gene encoding protein kinase C-binding protein NELL1 isoform X4, producing the protein MAGARALVAACCCWWWLTPSAATELDLLGALSLHNTSRGGVSGAPGMQAQRAAYALQGESRSLEVEGEVFSKATELLRRSPEFTVLATLKQEPANSGTILSFSHGYNRYLEVQSSGRRDEVRLHYVAAGGAAARVETFPFRLADGAWHRLALAVSGAQATLLVDCHPLYRRLIPPPDRNFTQPQLSLWLGQRNSKHSLFKGILQDVRLVSGPHGYLAQCPGLDSECPTCGQFALLQATVQELTAHIHDLSLKLVGTESRLARLEQCDCQKSCYSNGTVHADGATWQKDCNRCSCVHGEITCRPVECDRADCKNPVLHPGECCPTCLRVCLLKGTLYEHGESFAPKECAECVCHDGNMQCTRVDPDKACPPLPCDVQDQFTVPGECCKFCPGVDYCSMGHSCDENATCMNLNTKYTCKCNQGFQGDGITCEDVDECQQAGGLYGHHCHSNTRCVNVVGSYVCQCLPGYARRDKFNCVEVDECSAETHGCNIAAECTNIPGSYNCQCKDGYTGDGYNCAPICTGGCLNGGVCAGPELCACAPGFGGTRCERDVDECAAPLTTTRPAHPALAPPPAPCPARSLCVNTPGSYYCVCKQGYRRDPHHDHCEDIDECTEDLHTCHPSAACRNIDGGFRCECEAPSCELSCSWQGSIMADGSRWPESGGCKVCSCVAGVASCTRAPCTCDNLDNVTLTVDTDTSMSVAPSSCCPHCDPRFHCRHQEMHHVTFRSGERWLYQCQICECLLGEVDCWEPQCEEAGACCSAAAGAGAGAAGAAGAAGGSQLAITADCAPAHCPGCQAMARGDNGAGAAGGVAGAGGAGGGGGGGSGAGGASQASRSAAPLEPP; encoded by the exons ATGGCCGGCGCTCGGGCGCTCGTGGCCGCCTGCTGCTGCTGGTGGTGGCTGACGCCCTCGGCCG CCACCGAGTTAGATCTGCTGGGCGCGTTGTCGCTGCACAACACGAGCCGCGGCGGCGTGAGCGGCGCGCCGGGCATGCAGGCGCAGCGCGCGGCCTACGCGCTACAAG GGGAATCAAGATCTCTAGAAGTGGAAGGCGAGGTGTTCTCCAAAGCGACAGAGCTGCTGCGGCGCTCGCCCGAGTTCACGGTGCTGGCCACACTCAAGCAGGAGCCCGCCAACTCGGGCACCATCCTGTCCTTCTCACATGGGTACAATAG GTACCTGGAGGTGCAGTCGTCGGGGCGACGGGACGAGGTGCGCCTGCACTACgtggcggcgggcggcgcggcggcgcgcgtggAGACCTTCCCCTTCCGGCTGGCGGACGGCGCGTGGCACCGGCTGGCGCTGGCCGTGTCGGGCGCGCAGGCCACGCTGCTGGTGGACTGCCACCCGCTGTACCGCCGCCTCATCCCGCCGCCCGACCGCAACTTCACGCAGCCGCAGCTCTCGCTGTGGCTCGGACAACGGAATAGCAAACATTCTTTATTTAAG GGTATACTCCAAGACGTGCGGCTGGTGAGCGGGCCGCACGGGTACCTGGCGCAGTGCCCGGGGCTGGACTCCGAGTGCCCCACGTGCGGCCAGTTCGCGCTGCTGCAGGCCACTGTGCAGGAGCTCACCGCGCACATACACGACCTCTCGCTCAAG CTGGTGGGCACGGAGTCCCGGCTGGCGCGGCTGGAGCAGTGCGACTGCCAGAAGTCCTGCTACTCCAACGGCACGGTCCACGCCGACGGCGCCACCTGGCAGAAGGACTGCAACCGGTGCTCCTGCGTG CATGGAGAAATAACGTGCAGGCCAGTTGAATGCGACCGAGCAGACTGCAAGAACCCAGTTCTACATCCCGGAGAGTGCTGCCCCACGTGTTTAC GTGTATGTCTCCTGAAAGGCACACTCTACGAGCATGGGGAGAGCTTCGCACCGAAAGAGTGTGCGGAGTGCGTGTGCCACGACGGcaacatgcagtgcacgcgcgTGGACCCGGACAAGGCGTGCCCGCCGCTGCCGTGCGATGTCCAGGACCAGTTCACCGTGCCGGGCGAGTGCTGCAAGTTCTGTCCAG GTGTGGACTACTGCAGTATGGGTCACTCATGTGATGAAAATGCGACGTGCATGAACCTCAATACAAAGTACACCTGCAAGTGCAACCAGGGCTTCCAGGGGGATGGGATTACTTGCGAAG ATGTAGACGAATGCCAGCAAGCCGGCGGTCTGTACGGCCACCATTGTCACTCCAATACGAGATGCGTTAACGTGGTCGGAAGTTATGTGTGTCAATGTCTACCGGGATACGCTAGAAGAGATAAATTCAATTGTGTGGAg gTGGATGAATGTAGTGCTGAAACACATGGTTGCAACATTGCAGCTGAATGTACAAACATACCTGGATCATACAACTGTCAATGCAAAGACGGATACACTGGAGATGGATATAATTGCGCAC ccatATGCACGGGAGGATGCCTAAACGGTGGAGTGTGCGCGGGACCAGAGCTATGCGCCTGCGCCCCAGGGTTCGGGGGCACTCGGTGCGAGCGAGACGTGGACGAGTGTGCCGCCCCTCTGACTACGACTAGACCTGCCCACCCGGCCCTCGCGCCTCCACCGGCGCCCTGCCCCGCCAGGTCGCTGTGTGTCAACACACCAGGGTCCTACTACTGCGTCTGCAAACAGGGCTACAGGAGAGATCCACATCACGATCATTGTGAAG ATATAGACGAATGTACTGAAGACCTGCACACTTGCCACCCAAGTGCAGCCTGTCGAAATATAGACGGTGGTTTCCGTTGTGAGTGCGAGGCGCCATCTTGTGAGCTTA GTTGTTCCTGGCAAGGATCAATAATGGCAGATGGCTCTCGGTGGCCGGAATCTGGCGGTTGCAAAGTTTGCTCTTGTGTCGCTGGAGTGGCGAGTTGTACGCGAGCACCCTGTACTTGCGACAATTTGGACAATGTAACTTTAACA GTGGATACAGACACATCCATGAGCGTGGCGCCATCGTCGTGTTGTCCTCACTGCGACCCTCGGTTCCACTGCCGTCACCAGGAGATGCACCATGTCACCTTCCGCAGCGGAGAGCGCTGGCTCTACCAGTGTCAGATCTGCGAGTGCCTT CTTGGTGAAGTAGACTGCTGGGAGCCGCAGTGTGAGGAGGCAGGCGCGTGCTGCAGTGCTGCGGCAGGCGCGGGCGCCGGTGCCGCTGGGGCtgcgggggccgcggggggcaGTCAGCTCGCCATCACGGCGGACTGCGCGCCCGCTCACTGCCCTGGTTGTCAG GCGATGGCGCGGGGTGACAACGGTGCTGGCGCTGCTGGCGGCGTGGCAGGCGCTGGCGGGgccggcgggggcgggggcggggggagCGGGGCCGGCGGCGCATCGCAAGCATCGCGGAGCGCGGCCCCACTAGAACCTCCGTGA
- the LOC105383160 gene encoding protein kinase C-binding protein NELL1 isoform X3, translated as MAGARALVAACCCWWWLTPSAATELDLLGALSLHNTSRGGVSGAPGMQAQRAAYALQGESRSLEVEGEVFSKATELLRRSPEFTVLATLKQEPANSGTILSFSHGYNRYLEVQSSGRRDEVRLHYVAAGGAAARVETFPFRLADGAWHRLALAVSGAQATLLVDCHPLYRRLIPPPDRNFTQPQLSLWLGQRNSKHSLFKGILQDVRLVSGPHGYLAQCPGLDSECPTCGQFALLQATVQELTAHIHDLSLKLVGTESRLARLEQCDCQKSCYSNGTVHADGATWQKDCNRCSCVHGEITCRPVECDRADCKNPVLHPGECCPTCLRVCLLKGTLYEHGESFAPKECAECVCHDGNMQCTRVDPDKACPPLPCDVQDQFTVPGECCKFCPGVDYCSMGHSCDENATCMNLNTKYTCKCNQGFQGDGITCEDVDECQQAGGLYGHHCHSNTRCVNVVGSYVCQCLPGYARRDKFNCVEVDECSAETHGCNIAAECTNIPGSYNCQCKDGYTGDGYNCAPICTGGCLNGGVCAGPELCACAPGFGGTRCERDVDECAAPLTTTRPAHPALAPPPAPCPARSLCVNTPGSYYCVCKQGYRRDPHHDHCEDIDECTEDLHTCHPSAACRNIDGGFRCECEAPSCELSCSWQGSIMADGSRWPESGGCKVCSCVAGVASCTRAPCTCDNLDNVTLTVDTDTSMSVAPSSCCPHCDPRFHCRHQEMHHVTFRSGERWLYQCQICECLLGEVDCWEPQCEEAGACCSAAAGAGAGAAGAAGAAGGSQLAITADCAPAHCPGCQGGQCATLAMARGDNGAGAAGGVAGAGGAGGGGGGGSGAGGASQASRSAAPLEPP; from the exons ATGGCCGGCGCTCGGGCGCTCGTGGCCGCCTGCTGCTGCTGGTGGTGGCTGACGCCCTCGGCCG CCACCGAGTTAGATCTGCTGGGCGCGTTGTCGCTGCACAACACGAGCCGCGGCGGCGTGAGCGGCGCGCCGGGCATGCAGGCGCAGCGCGCGGCCTACGCGCTACAAG GGGAATCAAGATCTCTAGAAGTGGAAGGCGAGGTGTTCTCCAAAGCGACAGAGCTGCTGCGGCGCTCGCCCGAGTTCACGGTGCTGGCCACACTCAAGCAGGAGCCCGCCAACTCGGGCACCATCCTGTCCTTCTCACATGGGTACAATAG GTACCTGGAGGTGCAGTCGTCGGGGCGACGGGACGAGGTGCGCCTGCACTACgtggcggcgggcggcgcggcggcgcgcgtggAGACCTTCCCCTTCCGGCTGGCGGACGGCGCGTGGCACCGGCTGGCGCTGGCCGTGTCGGGCGCGCAGGCCACGCTGCTGGTGGACTGCCACCCGCTGTACCGCCGCCTCATCCCGCCGCCCGACCGCAACTTCACGCAGCCGCAGCTCTCGCTGTGGCTCGGACAACGGAATAGCAAACATTCTTTATTTAAG GGTATACTCCAAGACGTGCGGCTGGTGAGCGGGCCGCACGGGTACCTGGCGCAGTGCCCGGGGCTGGACTCCGAGTGCCCCACGTGCGGCCAGTTCGCGCTGCTGCAGGCCACTGTGCAGGAGCTCACCGCGCACATACACGACCTCTCGCTCAAG CTGGTGGGCACGGAGTCCCGGCTGGCGCGGCTGGAGCAGTGCGACTGCCAGAAGTCCTGCTACTCCAACGGCACGGTCCACGCCGACGGCGCCACCTGGCAGAAGGACTGCAACCGGTGCTCCTGCGTG CATGGAGAAATAACGTGCAGGCCAGTTGAATGCGACCGAGCAGACTGCAAGAACCCAGTTCTACATCCCGGAGAGTGCTGCCCCACGTGTTTAC GTGTATGTCTCCTGAAAGGCACACTCTACGAGCATGGGGAGAGCTTCGCACCGAAAGAGTGTGCGGAGTGCGTGTGCCACGACGGcaacatgcagtgcacgcgcgTGGACCCGGACAAGGCGTGCCCGCCGCTGCCGTGCGATGTCCAGGACCAGTTCACCGTGCCGGGCGAGTGCTGCAAGTTCTGTCCAG GTGTGGACTACTGCAGTATGGGTCACTCATGTGATGAAAATGCGACGTGCATGAACCTCAATACAAAGTACACCTGCAAGTGCAACCAGGGCTTCCAGGGGGATGGGATTACTTGCGAAG ATGTAGACGAATGCCAGCAAGCCGGCGGTCTGTACGGCCACCATTGTCACTCCAATACGAGATGCGTTAACGTGGTCGGAAGTTATGTGTGTCAATGTCTACCGGGATACGCTAGAAGAGATAAATTCAATTGTGTGGAg gTGGATGAATGTAGTGCTGAAACACATGGTTGCAACATTGCAGCTGAATGTACAAACATACCTGGATCATACAACTGTCAATGCAAAGACGGATACACTGGAGATGGATATAATTGCGCAC ccatATGCACGGGAGGATGCCTAAACGGTGGAGTGTGCGCGGGACCAGAGCTATGCGCCTGCGCCCCAGGGTTCGGGGGCACTCGGTGCGAGCGAGACGTGGACGAGTGTGCCGCCCCTCTGACTACGACTAGACCTGCCCACCCGGCCCTCGCGCCTCCACCGGCGCCCTGCCCCGCCAGGTCGCTGTGTGTCAACACACCAGGGTCCTACTACTGCGTCTGCAAACAGGGCTACAGGAGAGATCCACATCACGATCATTGTGAAG ATATAGACGAATGTACTGAAGACCTGCACACTTGCCACCCAAGTGCAGCCTGTCGAAATATAGACGGTGGTTTCCGTTGTGAGTGCGAGGCGCCATCTTGTGAGCTTA GTTGTTCCTGGCAAGGATCAATAATGGCAGATGGCTCTCGGTGGCCGGAATCTGGCGGTTGCAAAGTTTGCTCTTGTGTCGCTGGAGTGGCGAGTTGTACGCGAGCACCCTGTACTTGCGACAATTTGGACAATGTAACTTTAACA GTGGATACAGACACATCCATGAGCGTGGCGCCATCGTCGTGTTGTCCTCACTGCGACCCTCGGTTCCACTGCCGTCACCAGGAGATGCACCATGTCACCTTCCGCAGCGGAGAGCGCTGGCTCTACCAGTGTCAGATCTGCGAGTGCCTT CTTGGTGAAGTAGACTGCTGGGAGCCGCAGTGTGAGGAGGCAGGCGCGTGCTGCAGTGCTGCGGCAGGCGCGGGCGCCGGTGCCGCTGGGGCtgcgggggccgcggggggcaGTCAGCTCGCCATCACGGCGGACTGCGCGCCCGCTCACTGCCCTGGTTGTCAG GGCGGGCAGTGTGCTACTTTG GCGATGGCGCGGGGTGACAACGGTGCTGGCGCTGCTGGCGGCGTGGCAGGCGCTGGCGGGgccggcgggggcgggggcggggggagCGGGGCCGGCGGCGCATCGCAAGCATCGCGGAGCGCGGCCCCACTAGAACCTCCGTGA
- the LOC105383160 gene encoding protein kinase C-binding protein NELL1 isoform X2 — protein sequence MAGARALVAACCCWWWLTPSAATELDLLGALSLHNTSRGGVSGAPGMQAQRAAYALQGESRSLEVEGEVFSKATELLRRSPEFTVLATLKQEPANSGTILSFSHGYNRYLEVQSSGRRDEVRLHYVAAGGAAARVETFPFRLADGAWHRLALAVSGAQATLLVDCHPLYRRLIPPPDRNFTQPQLSLWLGQRNSKHSLFKGILQDVRLVSGPHGYLAQCPGLDSECPTCGQFALLQATVQELTAHIHDLSLKLVGTESRLARLEQCDCQKSCYSNGTVHADGATWQKDCNRCSCVHGEITCRPVECDRADCKNPVLHPGECCPTCLRVCLLKGTLYEHGESFAPKECAECVCHDGNMQCTRVDPDKACPPLPCDVQDQFTVPGECCKFCPGVDYCSMGHSCDENATCMNLNTKYTCKCNQGFQGDGITCEDVDECQQAGGLYGHHCHSNTRCVNVVGSYVCQCLPGYARRDKFNCVEVDECSAETHGCNIAAECTNIPGSYNCQCKDGYTGDGYNCAPICTGGCLNGGVCAGPELCACAPGFGGTRCERDVDECAAPLTTTRPAHPALAPPPAPCPARSLCVNTPGSYYCVCKQGYRRDPHHDHCEDIDECTEDLHTCHPSAACRNIDGGFRCECEAPSCELSCSWQGSIMADGSRWPESGGCKVCSCVAGVASCTRAPCTCDNLDNVDTDTSMSVAPSSCCPHCDPRFHCRHQEMHHVTFRSGERWLYQCQICECLLGEVDCWEPQCEEAGACCSAAAGAGAGAAGAAGAAGGSQLAITADCAPAHCPGCQGGQCATLVSNIACCVHRRWRGVTTVLALLAAWQALAGPAGAGAGGAGPAAHRKHRGARPH from the exons ATGGCCGGCGCTCGGGCGCTCGTGGCCGCCTGCTGCTGCTGGTGGTGGCTGACGCCCTCGGCCG CCACCGAGTTAGATCTGCTGGGCGCGTTGTCGCTGCACAACACGAGCCGCGGCGGCGTGAGCGGCGCGCCGGGCATGCAGGCGCAGCGCGCGGCCTACGCGCTACAAG GGGAATCAAGATCTCTAGAAGTGGAAGGCGAGGTGTTCTCCAAAGCGACAGAGCTGCTGCGGCGCTCGCCCGAGTTCACGGTGCTGGCCACACTCAAGCAGGAGCCCGCCAACTCGGGCACCATCCTGTCCTTCTCACATGGGTACAATAG GTACCTGGAGGTGCAGTCGTCGGGGCGACGGGACGAGGTGCGCCTGCACTACgtggcggcgggcggcgcggcggcgcgcgtggAGACCTTCCCCTTCCGGCTGGCGGACGGCGCGTGGCACCGGCTGGCGCTGGCCGTGTCGGGCGCGCAGGCCACGCTGCTGGTGGACTGCCACCCGCTGTACCGCCGCCTCATCCCGCCGCCCGACCGCAACTTCACGCAGCCGCAGCTCTCGCTGTGGCTCGGACAACGGAATAGCAAACATTCTTTATTTAAG GGTATACTCCAAGACGTGCGGCTGGTGAGCGGGCCGCACGGGTACCTGGCGCAGTGCCCGGGGCTGGACTCCGAGTGCCCCACGTGCGGCCAGTTCGCGCTGCTGCAGGCCACTGTGCAGGAGCTCACCGCGCACATACACGACCTCTCGCTCAAG CTGGTGGGCACGGAGTCCCGGCTGGCGCGGCTGGAGCAGTGCGACTGCCAGAAGTCCTGCTACTCCAACGGCACGGTCCACGCCGACGGCGCCACCTGGCAGAAGGACTGCAACCGGTGCTCCTGCGTG CATGGAGAAATAACGTGCAGGCCAGTTGAATGCGACCGAGCAGACTGCAAGAACCCAGTTCTACATCCCGGAGAGTGCTGCCCCACGTGTTTAC GTGTATGTCTCCTGAAAGGCACACTCTACGAGCATGGGGAGAGCTTCGCACCGAAAGAGTGTGCGGAGTGCGTGTGCCACGACGGcaacatgcagtgcacgcgcgTGGACCCGGACAAGGCGTGCCCGCCGCTGCCGTGCGATGTCCAGGACCAGTTCACCGTGCCGGGCGAGTGCTGCAAGTTCTGTCCAG GTGTGGACTACTGCAGTATGGGTCACTCATGTGATGAAAATGCGACGTGCATGAACCTCAATACAAAGTACACCTGCAAGTGCAACCAGGGCTTCCAGGGGGATGGGATTACTTGCGAAG ATGTAGACGAATGCCAGCAAGCCGGCGGTCTGTACGGCCACCATTGTCACTCCAATACGAGATGCGTTAACGTGGTCGGAAGTTATGTGTGTCAATGTCTACCGGGATACGCTAGAAGAGATAAATTCAATTGTGTGGAg gTGGATGAATGTAGTGCTGAAACACATGGTTGCAACATTGCAGCTGAATGTACAAACATACCTGGATCATACAACTGTCAATGCAAAGACGGATACACTGGAGATGGATATAATTGCGCAC ccatATGCACGGGAGGATGCCTAAACGGTGGAGTGTGCGCGGGACCAGAGCTATGCGCCTGCGCCCCAGGGTTCGGGGGCACTCGGTGCGAGCGAGACGTGGACGAGTGTGCCGCCCCTCTGACTACGACTAGACCTGCCCACCCGGCCCTCGCGCCTCCACCGGCGCCCTGCCCCGCCAGGTCGCTGTGTGTCAACACACCAGGGTCCTACTACTGCGTCTGCAAACAGGGCTACAGGAGAGATCCACATCACGATCATTGTGAAG ATATAGACGAATGTACTGAAGACCTGCACACTTGCCACCCAAGTGCAGCCTGTCGAAATATAGACGGTGGTTTCCGTTGTGAGTGCGAGGCGCCATCTTGTGAGCTTA GTTGTTCCTGGCAAGGATCAATAATGGCAGATGGCTCTCGGTGGCCGGAATCTGGCGGTTGCAAAGTTTGCTCTTGTGTCGCTGGAGTGGCGAGTTGTACGCGAGCACCCTGTACTTGCGACAATTTGGACAAT GTGGATACAGACACATCCATGAGCGTGGCGCCATCGTCGTGTTGTCCTCACTGCGACCCTCGGTTCCACTGCCGTCACCAGGAGATGCACCATGTCACCTTCCGCAGCGGAGAGCGCTGGCTCTACCAGTGTCAGATCTGCGAGTGCCTT CTTGGTGAAGTAGACTGCTGGGAGCCGCAGTGTGAGGAGGCAGGCGCGTGCTGCAGTGCTGCGGCAGGCGCGGGCGCCGGTGCCGCTGGGGCtgcgggggccgcggggggcaGTCAGCTCGCCATCACGGCGGACTGCGCGCCCGCTCACTGCCCTGGTTGTCAG GGCGGGCAGTGTGCTACTTTGGTGAGCAATATCGCGTGTTGTGTGCATCG GCGATGGCGCGGGGTGACAACGGTGCTGGCGCTGCTGGCGGCGTGGCAGGCGCTGGCGGGgccggcgggggcgggggcggggggagCGGGGCCGGCGGCGCATCGCAAGCATCGCGGAGCGCGGCCCCACTAG
- the LOC105383160 gene encoding protein kinase C-binding protein NELL1 isoform X1, whose translation MAGARALVAACCCWWWLTPSAATELDLLGALSLHNTSRGGVSGAPGMQAQRAAYALQGESRSLEVEGEVFSKATELLRRSPEFTVLATLKQEPANSGTILSFSHGYNRYLEVQSSGRRDEVRLHYVAAGGAAARVETFPFRLADGAWHRLALAVSGAQATLLVDCHPLYRRLIPPPDRNFTQPQLSLWLGQRNSKHSLFKGILQDVRLVSGPHGYLAQCPGLDSECPTCGQFALLQATVQELTAHIHDLSLKLVGTESRLARLEQCDCQKSCYSNGTVHADGATWQKDCNRCSCVHGEITCRPVECDRADCKNPVLHPGECCPTCLRVCLLKGTLYEHGESFAPKECAECVCHDGNMQCTRVDPDKACPPLPCDVQDQFTVPGECCKFCPGVDYCSMGHSCDENATCMNLNTKYTCKCNQGFQGDGITCEDVDECQQAGGLYGHHCHSNTRCVNVVGSYVCQCLPGYARRDKFNCVEVDECSAETHGCNIAAECTNIPGSYNCQCKDGYTGDGYNCAPICTGGCLNGGVCAGPELCACAPGFGGTRCERDVDECAAPLTTTRPAHPALAPPPAPCPARSLCVNTPGSYYCVCKQGYRRDPHHDHCEDIDECTEDLHTCHPSAACRNIDGGFRCECEAPSCELSCSWQGSIMADGSRWPESGGCKVCSCVAGVASCTRAPCTCDNLDNVTLTVDTDTSMSVAPSSCCPHCDPRFHCRHQEMHHVTFRSGERWLYQCQICECLLGEVDCWEPQCEEAGACCSAAAGAGAGAAGAAGAAGGSQLAITADCAPAHCPGCQGGQCATLVSNIACCVHRRWRGVTTVLALLAAWQALAGPAGAGAGGAGPAAHRKHRGARPH comes from the exons ATGGCCGGCGCTCGGGCGCTCGTGGCCGCCTGCTGCTGCTGGTGGTGGCTGACGCCCTCGGCCG CCACCGAGTTAGATCTGCTGGGCGCGTTGTCGCTGCACAACACGAGCCGCGGCGGCGTGAGCGGCGCGCCGGGCATGCAGGCGCAGCGCGCGGCCTACGCGCTACAAG GGGAATCAAGATCTCTAGAAGTGGAAGGCGAGGTGTTCTCCAAAGCGACAGAGCTGCTGCGGCGCTCGCCCGAGTTCACGGTGCTGGCCACACTCAAGCAGGAGCCCGCCAACTCGGGCACCATCCTGTCCTTCTCACATGGGTACAATAG GTACCTGGAGGTGCAGTCGTCGGGGCGACGGGACGAGGTGCGCCTGCACTACgtggcggcgggcggcgcggcggcgcgcgtggAGACCTTCCCCTTCCGGCTGGCGGACGGCGCGTGGCACCGGCTGGCGCTGGCCGTGTCGGGCGCGCAGGCCACGCTGCTGGTGGACTGCCACCCGCTGTACCGCCGCCTCATCCCGCCGCCCGACCGCAACTTCACGCAGCCGCAGCTCTCGCTGTGGCTCGGACAACGGAATAGCAAACATTCTTTATTTAAG GGTATACTCCAAGACGTGCGGCTGGTGAGCGGGCCGCACGGGTACCTGGCGCAGTGCCCGGGGCTGGACTCCGAGTGCCCCACGTGCGGCCAGTTCGCGCTGCTGCAGGCCACTGTGCAGGAGCTCACCGCGCACATACACGACCTCTCGCTCAAG CTGGTGGGCACGGAGTCCCGGCTGGCGCGGCTGGAGCAGTGCGACTGCCAGAAGTCCTGCTACTCCAACGGCACGGTCCACGCCGACGGCGCCACCTGGCAGAAGGACTGCAACCGGTGCTCCTGCGTG CATGGAGAAATAACGTGCAGGCCAGTTGAATGCGACCGAGCAGACTGCAAGAACCCAGTTCTACATCCCGGAGAGTGCTGCCCCACGTGTTTAC GTGTATGTCTCCTGAAAGGCACACTCTACGAGCATGGGGAGAGCTTCGCACCGAAAGAGTGTGCGGAGTGCGTGTGCCACGACGGcaacatgcagtgcacgcgcgTGGACCCGGACAAGGCGTGCCCGCCGCTGCCGTGCGATGTCCAGGACCAGTTCACCGTGCCGGGCGAGTGCTGCAAGTTCTGTCCAG GTGTGGACTACTGCAGTATGGGTCACTCATGTGATGAAAATGCGACGTGCATGAACCTCAATACAAAGTACACCTGCAAGTGCAACCAGGGCTTCCAGGGGGATGGGATTACTTGCGAAG ATGTAGACGAATGCCAGCAAGCCGGCGGTCTGTACGGCCACCATTGTCACTCCAATACGAGATGCGTTAACGTGGTCGGAAGTTATGTGTGTCAATGTCTACCGGGATACGCTAGAAGAGATAAATTCAATTGTGTGGAg gTGGATGAATGTAGTGCTGAAACACATGGTTGCAACATTGCAGCTGAATGTACAAACATACCTGGATCATACAACTGTCAATGCAAAGACGGATACACTGGAGATGGATATAATTGCGCAC ccatATGCACGGGAGGATGCCTAAACGGTGGAGTGTGCGCGGGACCAGAGCTATGCGCCTGCGCCCCAGGGTTCGGGGGCACTCGGTGCGAGCGAGACGTGGACGAGTGTGCCGCCCCTCTGACTACGACTAGACCTGCCCACCCGGCCCTCGCGCCTCCACCGGCGCCCTGCCCCGCCAGGTCGCTGTGTGTCAACACACCAGGGTCCTACTACTGCGTCTGCAAACAGGGCTACAGGAGAGATCCACATCACGATCATTGTGAAG ATATAGACGAATGTACTGAAGACCTGCACACTTGCCACCCAAGTGCAGCCTGTCGAAATATAGACGGTGGTTTCCGTTGTGAGTGCGAGGCGCCATCTTGTGAGCTTA GTTGTTCCTGGCAAGGATCAATAATGGCAGATGGCTCTCGGTGGCCGGAATCTGGCGGTTGCAAAGTTTGCTCTTGTGTCGCTGGAGTGGCGAGTTGTACGCGAGCACCCTGTACTTGCGACAATTTGGACAATGTAACTTTAACA GTGGATACAGACACATCCATGAGCGTGGCGCCATCGTCGTGTTGTCCTCACTGCGACCCTCGGTTCCACTGCCGTCACCAGGAGATGCACCATGTCACCTTCCGCAGCGGAGAGCGCTGGCTCTACCAGTGTCAGATCTGCGAGTGCCTT CTTGGTGAAGTAGACTGCTGGGAGCCGCAGTGTGAGGAGGCAGGCGCGTGCTGCAGTGCTGCGGCAGGCGCGGGCGCCGGTGCCGCTGGGGCtgcgggggccgcggggggcaGTCAGCTCGCCATCACGGCGGACTGCGCGCCCGCTCACTGCCCTGGTTGTCAG GGCGGGCAGTGTGCTACTTTGGTGAGCAATATCGCGTGTTGTGTGCATCG GCGATGGCGCGGGGTGACAACGGTGCTGGCGCTGCTGGCGGCGTGGCAGGCGCTGGCGGGgccggcgggggcgggggcggggggagCGGGGCCGGCGGCGCATCGCAAGCATCGCGGAGCGCGGCCCCACTAG